The nucleotide sequence CGACCGCTGGTGCCGATGCTGATGGCCGCCACGGCCGGGGCGATCAACCTGCTGCTGGGCTTCTACTGGGTGACGCTGGCCGATGGGCCCACCCAGGGCGCCATACGCGCCGCCTGGGCGATGGGCGTGGCGATGTTCGGCGGCGGGTTGCTCGTGGCGGTGCCGTATCTGCTCATCAGCCGCAGCCGCCTGGAGCTTTCGATGTACGTCATCCTGGCCAGCCCGGTCGTGCTGTTGCTGCCTCAATTGACCGCCGGACCGGTATGGATCGGTCTGCTGCTGGTGGTGATTTTCACCGGCTGGATCATCTCCGACCAGCAGAAGCGTCTGATCCTGCTGTATCTGCGCCAGACGATCCAGGGACTGCGGAGGAGGCCGGCATGGCGATGAGCGTCTCAGTCGTGCTGCCGACGCGCGACCGTCCCGAGGCACTGGGGCGGGCGGTGCGATCGATCCTCGACCAGCCTCTTCGACCGCTGGAACTGATCGTAGTCGATAACGGCACGGTTGGCCTTGCGCCGGAGCTGGGCGACGAGGCGCGCCGGGCGGGCGTGGAGTACTGCTGCCTGCGATATGAACCGCCCTCGACGACCGCAACGCGAAACCTCGGCCTGGAGCGGGCCCGGGGCGATATCGTGCTGCTGTTCGACGACGACCAGATCATGCCCGGCGGTTTCCTGCAGCGCCTCGTGGCGCTGTACGAGCAGGACGCCGCCGGCGTCATCGACGGCATTGGCGGGCTCTGCCGCCAGGACCCCCGCGGTCTGGGCGGACGGCTCTGGAGCGTCGCGTCCTGCCTGGCCGGCGAGTGCTGCTGGCGCCCCCGCGTGCAGGCGGCGCGGTACGTTCGCCTGCCCGCTCCGCTGGGCCGGCAACTGTCCCTGCCGCGGTGGATCAGCGGCGGGGCCATCAGCCTCAGGCGTGAGGCCGCCGCGGCGGAACGATTCGACGAAACCATGACCGGGTACGCGTATTCCGAAGACCGCGAATTCTGTTTCCGCGTCGGGCGCCGGCGCCGGCTGTTTCTGGCCGCCGATCTTCAGATCATCCACGACAACGCTCAATCACGCTCCGGCGACAGCGCCGCCTGCGGACGCCGGTACGTTCGCAATTCGCTGCACGTGGCCGCCACGGCGATGGATCGCGGGGCCGGCACGTGGCTGCTGGTGATGCACGATTTCATCGGCACCATGCTCCTGCACGCCCTCTGGGGCGCCGCCCTCGGCAAGCGATGGAACCTGGGGTTCGCCCGCGGAATGGCGGCGGAGATGTGCTCGCGTGCGGCCGCCGCCGTGCGCGACATGTGGGGCGGCGATAGCGACCCCGCGCGAGGCAGGCCTACATGAACACCATCCTGCACTGCATACCGTCAATGGGCGGCGGCGGGGCCGAGCGGCAACTGGCGTACCTGGCCGCGGCGCTGAAGGACCTCGGGTGGCAGGTACACGTGGCGTTGCGCCAGGACGGCGGCGTCAACCTGCAGCGGCTCGAGGCGTCCGGCGCGACCGTACACGCGCTGGGGACCTGGCACAATTATGATCTGCGCAACGCCTCGCGCATCGCGGCGATCGTCAAGCGCACCGGCGCCCAACTCGTGCAGTCCTGGCTGACGGCGATGGACATCTGCGGCTCTGCCGCGGCGCGCCGGGCCGGCGTGCCCTGGATTCTCTGCGAGCGCGGCGACGGGCGGACGTATCCCGAGGGGTTCTGGACTCTCAAGAACGCCTTGCGCCGCAGGGCGGCGCCGCGGGCCGCTGCGATCGTCTGCAATTCCGCAGCGGCCGACATCTACTGGCGCGTGCAGATTGCTTCGTGCGGCCACTGCGTTATCCCGAACATCGTGCCGCTGGAGGAAATCCAGGCGGCCCCGGCGTTCTCGCGCGAGCAACTGGGCGCGACGGCCCAGGATAAGCTGCTGGTCTACGCCGGCCGACTGGAACGGGGCAAGAACCTTCCGGTGCTGCTGCAGGCTCTGGCGGTGCTTCGTCAGCGCGTGCCGGCCCGGCTGCTGCTGTGCGGGACCGGCTCGCAGGCGGCGGCGCTGGCGGACGCCGCGCGGCGTTTGGGCCTGGGGCAGGCGGTTCTGTTTGCCGGATACGTCGATAATCTGTGGTCGTGCCTGAAAGCCGCCGACGCGATGGTTTCGCTGAGCAAGATTGAGGGCCGGCCAAACGCGGTGCTGGAGGCCATGGCGTGCGGATGCCCGCTGATCCTGTCCGATATCGACGCCCACCGCGAAATCGTGGACGGCA is from Planctomycetaceae bacterium and encodes:
- a CDS encoding glycosyltransferase is translated as MNTILHCIPSMGGGGAERQLAYLAAALKDLGWQVHVALRQDGGVNLQRLEASGATVHALGTWHNYDLRNASRIAAIVKRTGAQLVQSWLTAMDICGSAAARRAGVPWILCERGDGRTYPEGFWTLKNALRRRAAPRAAAIVCNSAAADIYWRVQIASCGHCVIPNIVPLEEIQAAPAFSREQLGATAQDKLLVYAGRLERGKNLPVLLQALAVLRQRVPARLLLCGTGSQAAALADAARRLGLGQAVLFAGYVDNLWSCLKAADAMVSLSKIEGRPNAVLEAMACGCPLILSDIDAHREIVDGTQAAFVQPDNAAHVAAVLGEVLGDASAARAKAQRAAQACGAWSASAVAAQYDRLYRQVLAGEGGR
- a CDS encoding glycosyltransferase family 2 protein, with the protein product MAMSVSVVLPTRDRPEALGRAVRSILDQPLRPLELIVVDNGTVGLAPELGDEARRAGVEYCCLRYEPPSTTATRNLGLERARGDIVLLFDDDQIMPGGFLQRLVALYEQDAAGVIDGIGGLCRQDPRGLGGRLWSVASCLAGECCWRPRVQAARYVRLPAPLGRQLSLPRWISGGAISLRREAAAAERFDETMTGYAYSEDREFCFRVGRRRRLFLAADLQIIHDNAQSRSGDSAACGRRYVRNSLHVAATAMDRGAGTWLLVMHDFIGTMLLHALWGAALGKRWNLGFARGMAAEMCSRAAAAVRDMWGGDSDPARGRPT